GTCCCGCTCTTCAGCATCTCCGCTATACTCATGAGGGCGCTGACATAGACATCGTCTTCCGTGAGCGCCGCCTCATAAGGCCAGATCCGCTTTCTCGTCCAAGTAATCAAGTCTACATCATCGGCTAAACCCCTGCCTAAAGCCTGGCTGGTATGCACATGGGTCTGGATAAAACCGGGCAGGGCTATGAATCGCTTACCCCACTTGGGGCTGCTTATTCTCTCATAACCGGCATAGTCCCCTGGCTTTAGCTCATCCCTCTTTCCCAACGCGACAATACGGCCGGCTTCAATGGCTAAATAACCGTCTTCGATTACACCTAGTTCTGGATCCATGGTTACTAAATCCATATTTTCCAGCAGAATACCCGGCACAAAAAACCCTCCTTGCAGATTAGACTTCCACGTCGTCAATAGTCGGTGCCTCGGGAACGAAAGGCCTTCTCCGCTCAATCAAAGCCTTGGTGGCTTCCGTAGCTTTGTCGATAAGCATTTCTTCGTCCACTGTCAGCAACTTATGCCCCTCGACCACTACCTTCCCGTCCACCAATACTGTATCCACATCTGCTCCATTAGCACTGAAAACCAAGTTGGCCACAATGTTTGCATAGTCTTCTTCCAGTAAAGGTGCCATGTGCAGGCGCCGCAGGTTGACCAGCACCAGGTCTGCCTTCTTGCCTGCCTCCAGGGAGCCGATTTCATGATCCAGGCCGATGGCTTTGGCACCGTAAATAGTGGCCAGGCGGAGGGTCTCCTCAGCAGGCATCAATTCCGCATTCAAGTGATGGACTTTTTGCAAAAGAGAAGCAAATTTCATTTCTTCAAAAAGGTCTAAATTATTGTTCTCTTTCACCCCGTCCGTAGCCAGCCCGACACTGACCCCCCTGGCCAGTAACGCGGGAATGGGGGCTACTCCGGAAGCCAGTTTCATATTGCTGATGGGGCAGTGAGCCACGCTGGTCCCGGTGACCGCCAAAAGCTCTATCTCCGCAGGCGTTAACCATACACAATGAGCCAGCAGGGTTTTAGGCCCTAAGATGCCGCGGTTATAGAAAAGGCGAATGGGAGAGCACCCGTATTTCCGGCTGATGCGCTGGGCCATGTCGATGGACTCTTCCCCGTGGGTATGAATACCTACCCCGTATTTAGCCGCCAGGTCAGCCACCCGGTGGTAAGCCTCCTCGGTGCAGTACACCAAGTGTTCCAAACCAAACCACACGTGAATCCGTCCATTAGCTGAACCGTGGCGTTCTTCTACCAAGCGGATATTGTCTTCAATCGTTTCAAAGTAATTGTATTGGGGCCTGTCCGCCACATAAGGCACCAAAACGGCCCTGATCCCGGTCTCTTCCGCCGCGTCAGCACAACGGTCCATAAAACGGTACATGTCCACGACACAAGTAGTACCTGCCAAAAGGGATTCTCCATAACAGAGACTGGCAGCCACGTAGGCATCATCCGCCGTCAGCACTTTATGCTTTGGGTCAACGTGTTTGGTAATCCACTCCCATAGAGGCAGGTCCTCAGCGGTACCCCGGATCAAACCGGAATGGAGATGAGTGTTGATGAGGCCGGGTATGACCGCTTTACCTGTCGCATCAATAACCTCTGTGGCACGCTCCTGATACTTCTGTGCCAGGGCTTCACTTTCACCCACCTCAATGATGCGACCGTTTTCCACGTACACTGCACCTTGGGGATAAATAGTAAAATCCTTGTCTACTGTCACCACGTAACTGTTTTTGATGAGAATTTTGGACACATAACTCCCTCCTTCACTCTTGCGGGGCCAACTTCCCCTTTGGCCTTGAACCGCCGCTGCCTGTGAGACGCCAAGTTGTGACAAGTTTCACCTCCTATGCATAATCCAAAGTACTCTGAGTGTTCACTATCGACGAAATTATTTATATTTTGTTCTTTATTAGCATAATTCTCGTTCCAATCGTTTTTTCCTCTCAAATCTCGTAAAATTTTTCCACCCAAGTCACCGGCCAATGGGCCGGAAATTTGCGAAAGAGGTAGGGGCTTCTTGAGCAAAAAATAAAGAGCCTCGTTATGGTAAGGCTCTTGGTTTTTCGCAGAACCGGTAAACACTAAATGGTCATCCTAGGAAGCTCCTTATCGTGCAGGTAGTTAGCCACAACATCCCGTTCACTGTATGACCGCTCTTGTTCACTAAAGTGTTATTCTTTATGGGTTTGTTCTTTATTAGGATAATTTCTTCATCTTTTTGCTTTTCCCTCTTGCCAAACCGGCATCAGAAAAAATTTAATAATTTTGTAATGAAAGCCTCATGATCTTGTCAAAAATTGGCAGGTGTGGCCCCCACCAGGATTTCCGCCGTCCCTTGGGAACGGTTTGCCCATTTGTGGGGAATACCGGCGTCATAATAAGCCATATCCCCGCTTTTCAACGGGTAAGTATTTTCATTCAGGAATAAAACCACTTCACCCCCCAGCACATAAGTAAACTCTTGACCCGGGTGGGACTTGTAGCTCTCACTGCAAGTCCCCGCCGGGAGTTGGAGCACCACTATCTCCATATCAAAATTGGGACTTCTGGTGAGAAACTGTTGAATGACCGTTCCCTGAGGGCTCCGGTGGTGTACAATATTCATGCGATCCTCTTTTTTCACAATGACGACGCCTTCTTGGCTGTCATCGGCGATTAACCTGGCCACCGGCACCTCAAGGGCAGTGGCGATTTTCTTCAAGGAAGATAAAGTGATATTCACGCGCCCGTTCTCTAAATTGCTCAGGAAAGATACAGAGAGGCCGCTTTTTTCGGCCAGCTGCCGCAAACTCAACTTCTTCTCTTTCCTGATCTTGCGAATAATCTGGTAATCCTGCACGACCCTCACTCCGTTTCTTATAATAAAACTTTTCTGCGTCTTGTTCGTTTATAAAATACCATTCGCCGCGCCGGCCGTTTCCCCTGCCCCGGCCTGTTCTTACCAAAAAATTAATTTCGACAAGTACCGGCCGCAAAACACGTCCTTATCCCCTTCTGTACAGCATCATGATGCAGTACTAATTTATTAAATTTTACTTAAATAATCGTTGCAATTTTATTCTATATTTAATAGAATTGAATAGAGAGTAGACATCCTGTTTTTCCATACATATAGTGATGGGCAAACCCGTCGAAAGGCGGGGACGCAAAGCCATGGGTCTACAGCCGCAAGGCCATGACTGCCAGGTTGCCGATTGGATGACAATCGTTTTTGACCCCGGCAGTGCCGGATTTTTTTGTTTTCTTTCTGATTCCATCACACGCACCGGTCCGTGAGAGCCTTGTGTTCGCGGGCTTTTTTTGATGGAAAAACAGCAGTTTTTAAGGGTAAAGGGAGGATCTGTTATGTTACCGTTGTTGAGCACGAAAGGTAAAGAAAACCGCCATACCGCCGCCTATGGGCATTTAGTGGTAAACGCCGGCGGGGAAATCGTCATGGCAAATCCCTGTTTCATGGACATAGCCCAGCTAAAGGTGCGGAAACGCGTCAATTTTAGAGACATCATAGGTAAGACCGTCCGTGAGGTATTCGGGCAAGACACGGGCGATACTTTTGTAGGCATCTTCATGAAACACAAGAGCCCCTTTGCCGGGCAATTCATGATTGGCAACCAGCTTTTTCAGGTGGTGGTAGAAGAAATCAAGAAGGAAAAAGAGACCTATTACGAGTTCTTCTATTTCCCAATCAAGGATAAACATGACTGCGCCAATCACCGTTTCTTGCAAAACATTGTGTACGAAATAGCCAGGAGCAAGGGATATACCGACATCGAATGGATCCTGGAAATCCCTGATGAACACTGCAAGAACCTCTTGTCCTGCCTGGCCAGCCACGAGCACTCCATCATACCGGACAGGTACTGCCCCAACAAATACCGCTGTGGGTTCAATACCGTGCACGGGTGGCTGCAGTTGGACCGGAGGGCTTTCTACCGGACGAAAGTAAATCTGGCCGGGGAACTCTACTTGAAAGCATTAAAGGACCGGCCCATACCGTCACCGCTGGCCAGAAAAAAACTCCCCTGCCGGGCCCTGGATTTAAGTGTGGCAGGTATAAGGCTTGAGCTGGCAGTGTGTTTGCCGAAAGGATGCGTAATCCGCCTGGTATTTGAGGAGTTTGAAGCGGAAGGAACGATTGTCTGGACAAAGCGCTCCCATGACCACTGGCTGACCGGTGTCAAGTTCACCAATTTGACGGAAGAACAGCAGTCCAAAGTC
This window of the Clostridia bacterium genome carries:
- a CDS encoding PilZ domain-containing protein, whose translation is MLPLLSTKGKENRHTAAYGHLVVNAGGEIVMANPCFMDIAQLKVRKRVNFRDIIGKTVREVFGQDTGDTFVGIFMKHKSPFAGQFMIGNQLFQVVVEEIKKEKETYYEFFYFPIKDKHDCANHRFLQNIVYEIARSKGYTDIEWILEIPDEHCKNLLSCLASHEHSIIPDRYCPNKYRCGFNTVHGWLQLDRRAFYRTKVNLAGELYLKALKDRPIPSPLARKKLPCRALDLSVAGIRLELAVCLPKGCVIRLVFEEFEAEGTIVWTKRSHDHWLTGVKFTNLTEEQQSKVIVAMNKRRIVVD
- a CDS encoding amidohydrolase, with the translated sequence MSKILIKNSYVVTVDKDFTIYPQGAVYVENGRIIEVGESEALAQKYQERATEVIDATGKAVIPGLINTHLHSGLIRGTAEDLPLWEWITKHVDPKHKVLTADDAYVAASLCYGESLLAGTTCVVDMYRFMDRCADAAEETGIRAVLVPYVADRPQYNYFETIEDNIRLVEERHGSANGRIHVWFGLEHLVYCTEEAYHRVADLAAKYGVGIHTHGEESIDMAQRISRKYGCSPIRLFYNRGILGPKTLLAHCVWLTPAEIELLAVTGTSVAHCPISNMKLASGVAPIPALLARGVSVGLATDGVKENNNLDLFEEMKFASLLQKVHHLNAELMPAEETLRLATIYGAKAIGLDHEIGSLEAGKKADLVLVNLRRLHMAPLLEEDYANIVANLVFSANGADVDTVLVDGKVVVEGHKLLTVDEEMLIDKATEATKALIERRRPFVPEAPTIDDVEV
- a CDS encoding helix-turn-helix domain-containing protein; the protein is MRVVQDYQIIRKIRKEKKLSLRQLAEKSGLSVSFLSNLENGRVNITLSSLKKIATALEVPVARLIADDSQEGVVIVKKEDRMNIVHHRSPQGTVIQQFLTRSPNFDMEIVVLQLPAGTCSESYKSHPGQEFTYVLGGEVVLFLNENTYPLKSGDMAYYDAGIPHKWANRSQGTAEILVGATPANF